Proteins encoded by one window of Syntrophorhabdaceae bacterium:
- a CDS encoding MarR family transcriptional regulator, with protein MKPGGVIAAISLIRSLSHEFIARELKGSGTADIAPSHGDILHTLYLTDGVPMKEIARGIRKKKNTVTVLTDKLVTLGYVRKEDDTTDKRSTRIFLTEKGRALETTFREVSSKLIRRTYRGFSRAEQDILMAFLERIENNLR; from the coding sequence ATGAAACCGGGTGGTGTAATCGCAGCCATATCTCTCATACGGAGTCTATCCCATGAGTTTATCGCGAGAGAGCTCAAAGGGTCAGGCACTGCGGACATCGCTCCTTCTCACGGCGATATTTTGCATACGCTCTATCTTACCGATGGTGTCCCTATGAAAGAGATTGCCAGGGGCATAAGGAAGAAGAAAAACACGGTTACCGTACTCACCGATAAGCTGGTTACGCTTGGCTACGTGCGTAAGGAGGATGATACGACAGATAAGCGCTCCACGCGGATCTTCCTGACAGAAAAGGGCAGGGCCCTGGAGACGACTTTCCGCGAAGTCTCATCGAAGCTCATAAGAAGAACCTATAGAGGCTTCTCGCGTGCGGAACAGGATATACTGATGGCGTTTTTGGAAAGGATAGAAAATAATCTGAGATAA
- a CDS encoding KUP/HAK/KT family potassium transporter, with product MTKNSFVADNKEVIKSLGLVFGDIGTSPIYTVTVIFLLTKPTTDNVMGVISLVIWTLTILVSIEYAWLAMSLGEKGEGGTIVLRSILIRLLKKTRHIVFVTILTFIGVSLLIGDGVITPAISILSAVEGIVLIPGFKDTGQITLTVLAGIIAIILFIFQKKGTEKVAGAFGPIMLIWFFTIGIFGLISCIHVPFVFKAVNPYYAFVFLSHNGIPGFFVLSEVILCATGGEALYADMGHLGRKPIIRAWYFVFVGLAFNYLGQGAFLIRNGGSSTNVLFDMVFHQSLLLYIPFLILSIIATIIASQAMISGMFSVVYQGINTRLMPMFKVDYTSKKLRSQIYIGFVNWFLLISVLFIMFLFRESSRLAAAYGLAVTGTMTLTGVIMTMIFYLRKEKLKTCVAVFVTVVDLAFLLSNSYKIPHGGYWSLVIAAIPLSIILIYTGGQRKLYRSMSPLKLNVFLESYNQLYRELNRIRGTALFFARSTQKIPAYIVHTMFMNNIIYEDNIIVSIVTLDEPYGVASSFKENLADGLRAFEIKMGYTEVVNIEGILKQAGIEEKGIFYGLEEISTHNGFWKIFSIMKRLAPPFVQFHDLPPNKLHGVVTRVEL from the coding sequence ATGACAAAGAACTCATTCGTTGCAGACAATAAAGAGGTCATAAAGTCACTGGGGCTTGTTTTCGGGGACATAGGCACAAGCCCGATCTACACCGTCACCGTCATCTTTCTTCTCACAAAACCGACCACAGACAATGTCATGGGGGTCATTTCTCTCGTCATATGGACTTTAACAATCCTCGTCTCGATTGAGTACGCTTGGCTCGCCATGAGCCTCGGAGAAAAGGGAGAGGGAGGCACTATTGTCTTGCGCAGCATTCTCATTCGCCTTCTTAAGAAAACGAGGCATATCGTATTTGTCACGATTCTCACATTCATAGGGGTTTCACTCCTCATAGGTGACGGGGTCATAACGCCCGCGATAAGTATACTGAGCGCCGTGGAAGGTATTGTGCTCATCCCCGGTTTCAAGGACACGGGACAGATCACGCTCACGGTTCTGGCCGGTATTATAGCCATTATTCTCTTCATTTTTCAGAAAAAGGGGACTGAAAAGGTGGCGGGCGCCTTTGGACCCATCATGCTTATCTGGTTCTTCACTATCGGGATTTTCGGTCTTATCTCATGCATACACGTTCCGTTCGTTTTCAAAGCCGTAAATCCCTACTATGCCTTCGTGTTTCTCTCACATAACGGGATTCCTGGGTTTTTTGTGTTGTCAGAGGTAATCCTCTGTGCAACCGGCGGTGAAGCGCTTTATGCGGACATGGGACATCTTGGCCGTAAGCCTATCATAAGGGCTTGGTATTTCGTTTTTGTGGGACTTGCATTCAATTATCTGGGCCAGGGTGCATTTCTCATAAGAAACGGGGGTTCCTCCACGAACGTACTCTTTGACATGGTCTTTCACCAATCGCTTCTTCTCTACATACCTTTTCTCATCTTGAGTATAATCGCCACGATCATCGCGTCTCAGGCCATGATCAGCGGCATGTTCTCCGTGGTCTACCAGGGCATCAATACGCGTCTGATGCCCATGTTCAAGGTAGACTACACCTCCAAAAAGTTGCGGTCGCAGATCTATATCGGCTTTGTCAACTGGTTCCTTTTAATCTCCGTTCTGTTCATTATGTTTCTCTTCAGGGAATCGAGTCGACTGGCCGCTGCTTACGGACTCGCCGTCACGGGCACCATGACGCTCACGGGCGTAATCATGACGATGATATTTTATCTGCGGAAGGAAAAGCTCAAAACCTGCGTCGCGGTTTTTGTTACCGTTGTTGATCTGGCCTTTCTTTTGTCCAACTCTTATAAGATTCCCCACGGAGGATACTGGTCTCTCGTCATAGCCGCCATTCCTCTTTCCATCATACTGATCTATACGGGCGGACAACGCAAACTCTATCGTTCCATGAGCCCTCTGAAACTCAATGTTTTTCTCGAAAGCTACAACCAGTTGTACCGGGAATTGAACAGGATACGAGGGACAGCCCTGTTCTTCGCGCGGAGCACCCAGAAGATACCGGCATATATTGTCCATACCATGTTCATGAATAACATCATTTACGAAGACAATATTATCGTCTCAATAGTCACGCTGGATGAGCCCTACGGGGTCGCGAGTTCTTTTAAAGAGAATCTCGCAGACGGGCTAAGGGCTTTTGAGATAAAGATGGGCTACACGGAGGTCGTCAACATCGAGGGCATACTCAAACAAGCCGGAATAGAAGAAAAAGGGATCTTTTACGGTCTGGAGGAAATATCTACCCATAACGGTTTCTGGAAAATCTTTTCCATCATGAAGAGACTCGCGCCTCCTTTCGTTCAGTTTCATGACCTTCCGCCCAATAAGCTTCACGGTGTGGTCACGAGAGTAGAACTATAA